Proteins encoded in a region of the Bombyx mori chromosome 21, ASM3026992v2 genome:
- the LOC101739445 gene encoding vacuolar protein sorting-associated protein 33B yields the protein MDQPLNLKLSSLSLISQNKLQNILSQCGEKKDLIIDPSLIKALERICGVTWLRQHGVDKIYKMDPQLGPTANANRVYFIPACIIKYKCVLDQISSLISQNPSIADVNGFHIIIIPKVLNSFDSILESKGLYGVVKLHAFAWELMVLDDQLLSLELPFLFKQLFVDQNQSLLSGVAMSLWTLFHVTGRPKVMCSFGKFSAGVLDMLEIYNETYSRNFVDTNNSRDIGALLVIDRTQDYASSLLTPATYSGLLKEIFSINCGFLDLNVKDTKVMKGKLNFDSEQSNESKSTAMPLDSSIDSLYAEIKHRHFSEVLSVLSSKAKLLKNEDIKALGIQEMKHFVATKLQQVTLFKQNLVNHVLACETIISEMSNRFENLKLTETEMLNNRNKKTNYNFLDENFGTEIHIYNSLRLMCLLSLTQGLSYDEYNTLVNKYLLAFGYKYLYVFNNLINSGLLIQPSNIKLSLNISNLSNLSDKLPKWQNEFQTAAHKLKQLPSKPDDVGKSSPSYVFNGGYIPLVAIICNAILTSESLSEVLTKLSTLTDFKIGGVINEKLKDGVETLNEKLSNLKVSNDLEFGCKDPKILSKVVKSDPNFCNLFQLKPKTILVFVIGGVNYAEIAACEVVQTNTGSKIYIASDCVSNGSDLIAAHM from the exons ATGGATCAACCACTCAATCTTAAATTGTCATCATTATCACTAatttcacaaaacaaattacaaaatatattgagTCAGTGTGGCGAGAAAAAGGATTTAATAATCGATCCATCCTTAATTAAGGCTTTGGAAAGAATATGCGGTGTGACATGGCTCAG ACAACATGGAGTtgacaaaatatacaaaatggATCCCCAACTCGGTCCAACGGCAAACGCAAATAGAGTATACTTTATTCCAGCGTGCATCATAAAATACAAATGTGTCCTGGACCAAATATCATCGCTCATTAGTCAGAATCCATCTATAGCTGACGTAAATGGCTTCCACATCATTATAATTCCAAAAGTCTTAAATTCATTTGATTCCATATTAGAAAGTAAAGGTTTATATGGTGTGGTTAAATTACATGCATTCGCATGGGAATTAATGGTCCTCGATGATCAGTTATTGAGTTTAGAGttaccatttttatttaaacagttaTTTGTTGACCAAAATCAGTCCTTACTGTCCGGTGTAGCAATGTCTTTATGGACATTATTTCATGTGACAGGGAGACCTAAAGTAATGTGTTCATTTGGTAAATTTTCTGCGGGAGTACTAGACATGTTAGAAATATATAATGAAACTTATTCTAGAAACTTTGTagatacaaataattcaagggaTATAGGAGCGTTACTTGTTATAGATCGTACCCAGGATTATGCGTCAAGTCTGCTAACTCCAGCTACATACAGCGGATTGCTTAAAGAAATATTCAGTATAAACTGTGGATTTCTGGATTTGAATGTTAAAGATACAAAAGTAATGAAAGGCAAGTTAAATTTTGATAGTGAACAAAGCAATGAAAGTAAAAGTACAGCAATGCCTTTAGATAGTTCTATAGATAGTCTGTATGCTGAGATAAAACACAGACATTTCTCTGAAGTCCTCAGCGTTCTCAGTTCTAAAGCTAAATTACTTAAAAACGAAGACATAAAAGCATTAGGTATACAAGAAATGAAGCACTTTGTTGCGACCAAACTCCAACAAGTGACTCTCTTCAAGCAAAATCTAGTAAACCATGTGTTAGCTTGTGAAACGATAATATCAGAAATGAGCAACAGATTTGAGAATCTAAAATTAACTGAGACTGAAATGTtgaataatagaaacaaaaagacCAATTATAACTTCCTTGATGAAAACTTCGGGACTGaaattcacatttataatagtTTGCGTCTGATGTGTTTGTTAAGCTTAACACAAGGTTTGTCTTATGATGAATACAATACATTAGTCAATAAATACCTCTTGGCCTTTGGTTacaaatatttgtatgtattcaATAATTTGATCAACTCTGGCTTGCTAATTCAACCTTCGAATATAAAGCTCTCATTAAATATTTCCAATTTAAGTAACTTAAGTGATAAATTACCAAAATGGCAGAATGAATTTCAGACTGCTGCTCATAAATTAAAACAGTTACCATCTAAGCCAGATGATGTAGGTAAGTCATCACCGAGTTATGTTTTCAACGGTGGCTACATACCTTTAGTTGCTATTATCTGTAATGCCATACTCACCTCTGAAAGCCTCAGTGAAGTTCTGACAAAGCTGTCAACTTTGACGGACTTTAAAATTGGTGgtgtaataaatgaaaaactgAAAGATGGTGTCGAGACGTTGAATGAGAAATTGTCAAATCTTAAAGTTTCAAATGACTTAGAATTTGGCTGCAAAGATCCTAAGATTTTATCTAAAGTAGTTAAAAGCGACCCGAACTTCTGTAATCTGTTTCAATTAAAGCCAAAAACTATTTTGGTATTTGTAATTGGAGGAGTGAACTATGCAGAGATAGCTGCATGTGAGGTTGTACAAACAAACACTGGAAGCAAGATTTATATTGCAAGTGATTGTGTATCAAATGGCAGTGATTTGATTGCTGCTCACATGTAA